Sequence from the Halodesulfovibrio aestuarii DSM 17919 = ATCC 29578 genome:
TCTGTAACAGTAAGCTCTTTTGCCAACAGCTGGGAGCGAATTTCACTCAGGGATTTTTCGTACAAAAATGACATGTGATAAAAACTCCGCTGTTAAACAATCTTAGGAACGATAAAGAACTGGCCATCTGTTTCCGGTGCGTTGGAAACAATGTCTTCGCGTGCAAAGCGTTTTTCCACTTTATCTTCACGTAAAGGCGTAGGCTGTTCTACGGGACTGTACAACGGTTCTGTACCGGCAGTGTCTAGCCCGTTCAGCGTGTCCATATATGAAAGAATATCTTCAAACTGGCCTGCAAACAGGCGCTGTTTTTCATCGTCGAGTTCAAGTCGGGCCAGCTTGGCAATTTGTGCTACCCGTTCAGGAGTAATACTCATAGAGGTGTCTCCGGTTATTGAGAAGTGGCTGGCGTAGTTTCAAAAGAGAACAAGCCGTATTTTTCAGCTTCGGCAGTTGTTATAGGTCGTGTACTGCTGGCTGCTGTTGCCTGCTGCCTGCGGTACTCTTCCAAAGAAATGCCGAGTTCTTCAGCTTTTTTTGTATCTGCTTCATCCATCATCATCTGGATACGTTCATCGTGGCGAATGCGCACGGTGTTAACGCGGTTTGAAAATGATTCTGGATTAACTGGTACAAAACCGTTTTTGGAAGGACGGAACAGAAATAAATTTTCAGTAGCGTTGCCATCTGCATCCCATGTGATTGGAGCAATACTCCAGTCCATATGTTGTGCTGAGGCGAGCTCTGCATTTACTGTATCGTCATCCCAGTCAGCAGGCATGGAGCCCATGCTTGCTGCGAGGCGGATAAAGTCATATCCAAGACCAACCCATGCATCCGGCTTACCAAGACCTGCGTCATCCATTTCCTCTACCAGCTGCTTGGAAG
This genomic interval carries:
- the gatC gene encoding Asp-tRNA(Asn)/Glu-tRNA(Gln) amidotransferase subunit GatC; amino-acid sequence: MSITPERVAQIAKLARLELDDEKQRLFAGQFEDILSYMDTLNGLDTAGTEPLYSPVEQPTPLREDKVEKRFAREDIVSNAPETDGQFFIVPKIV